A single region of the Marinobacter salinus genome encodes:
- the pyk gene encoding pyruvate kinase, with the protein MLRRTKIVATLGPATDSPESLAAIISAGVDVTRLNFSHGSAQEHIDRAQRVREIASTQGRFVALLADLQGPKLRIARFSDNKVTLVTGQTFVLDAAMDKEAGTVEKVGIDYEQLIQDVEPGDILVLDDGRIEMEVKSVNDHSITSTVLIGGPLSNNKGLNKRGGGLSADALTEKDKQDIVTAARLGADYVAVSFVRTAEDMHIARRLLKEAGSDAGLVAKIERAELADDEAALDAVIEASDAVMVARGDLAVEIGDAQLVGVQKHIISRARVLNRAVITATQMMESMITSPMPTRAEVSDVANAVMDYTDAVMLSAETAVGDYPKEAVEAMVRICIGAEKHPSMHQSKHRIHESMEQVDEAIALSAMYAANHLEGVSAIICMTETGATPRLMSRIKSSLPIFAFSRHHSTQHRVALFRGVQTVPFDSAMVPNEQTNALAVSELVNKKVVNEGDLVVITKGDYVNAQGGTNTMKIVRVGSDIR; encoded by the coding sequence ATGCTCAGGCGTACCAAAATTGTCGCCACCCTCGGTCCCGCTACCGACTCTCCGGAATCCCTGGCCGCCATTATCAGCGCGGGCGTGGACGTGACTCGACTTAACTTCTCTCACGGCAGTGCTCAGGAGCACATTGACCGCGCCCAACGGGTTCGCGAAATCGCCTCGACCCAAGGACGCTTCGTGGCCCTTCTGGCCGACCTCCAGGGCCCGAAGCTCCGCATCGCACGCTTTAGCGACAACAAAGTCACTCTCGTCACCGGCCAGACCTTTGTTCTCGATGCGGCGATGGACAAGGAAGCCGGCACGGTGGAAAAGGTCGGAATCGACTATGAACAGCTGATCCAGGATGTTGAGCCAGGTGACATTCTTGTCCTGGACGACGGCCGAATCGAGATGGAAGTGAAATCGGTGAATGACCACAGCATCACTTCCACTGTTCTGATCGGCGGGCCACTGTCCAACAACAAGGGCCTGAACAAGCGCGGCGGAGGGCTCTCGGCGGATGCCCTGACAGAAAAGGACAAACAGGACATAGTGACTGCGGCAAGGCTTGGTGCAGATTATGTTGCCGTATCCTTTGTGCGCACGGCCGAGGACATGCATATTGCCCGACGACTACTCAAGGAAGCAGGATCGGATGCCGGCCTTGTCGCAAAGATCGAACGGGCAGAGCTGGCTGACGACGAGGCAGCCCTGGATGCCGTCATAGAGGCCTCGGATGCCGTTATGGTTGCCCGCGGTGATCTGGCAGTAGAAATCGGTGATGCGCAATTGGTCGGGGTGCAGAAGCACATTATCAGTCGCGCCAGGGTTCTCAACCGGGCCGTGATCACCGCCACCCAAATGATGGAGTCCATGATCACCAGCCCGATGCCTACTCGAGCTGAAGTCTCGGATGTTGCTAACGCGGTGATGGATTATACCGATGCCGTCATGCTGTCTGCGGAAACCGCAGTGGGGGATTATCCAAAGGAGGCTGTGGAAGCCATGGTGCGCATCTGTATCGGGGCCGAGAAGCACCCATCCATGCACCAGTCAAAGCATCGAATCCATGAAAGCATGGAGCAGGTAGACGAGGCCATTGCACTGTCCGCCATGTATGCAGCCAACCACCTTGAAGGTGTCTCCGCGATCATTTGCATGACCGAAACCGGTGCAACTCCACGATTGATGTCACGCATCAAGTCCAGCCTGCCCATTTTCGCGTTCTCCCGCCATCACTCAACCCAGCATCGGGTTGCGCTCTTCCGGGGCGTACAGACGGTGCCATTCGATTCGGCGATGGTTCCGAACGAGCAGACCAACGCCTTGGCCGTATCTGAACTGGTCAACAAGAAGGTCGTGAATGAAGGCGATCTGGTAGTCATCACCAAAGGTGACTATGTGAATGCCCAGGGTGGAACCAACACCATGAAAATTGTCCGCGTTGGCTCGGATATTCGCTAA